From the genome of Mycoplasma putrefaciens KS1, one region includes:
- the yihA gene encoding ribosome biogenesis GTP-binding protein YihA/YsxC has translation MIKQAVFIKSAADRSGWIDDDVAEICFVGRSNVGKSSFINSLTNNNKLAKVANTPGKTRLLNFFDINKNQFRLVDAPGYGYAKISDNMKIQFAKMMQDYFTNRKNLKGVFMLVDLRHLPTKDDIRMYQFLKYYNIAVVIIGTKLDKLKKNQYLKNEQQIKQALGFDPKDSFVKVSNLDKTNISECYDKIIKLLEG, from the coding sequence ATGATTAAACAAGCAGTTTTTATCAAATCAGCAGCAGATAGAAGTGGATGAATTGATGATGATGTTGCTGAAATATGTTTTGTTGGTAGAAGTAATGTTGGTAAATCTAGTTTTATTAATTCCTTAACAAATAATAATAAGTTAGCTAAAGTAGCTAACACTCCAGGAAAAACTAGATTATTAAACTTTTTTGATATTAATAAAAATCAGTTTAGATTAGTTGATGCTCCTGGGTATGGCTATGCAAAAATTAGTGATAATATGAAAATACAGTTTGCTAAAATGATGCAAGACTATTTTACTAATAGAAAAAACTTAAAAGGTGTGTTTATGTTGGTTGATCTAAGACACTTACCAACTAAAGATGACATTCGAATGTATCAATTTTTAAAATATTACAATATTGCTGTTGTGATTATTGGTACTAAATTAGATAAATTGAAAAAAAACCAGTATCTTAAAAATGAACAACAAATCAAACAAGCCTTAGGTTTTGATCCAAAAGACAGTTTTGTAAAAGTATCTAATTTAGATAAAACTAATATTTCAGAATGCTATGATAAAATAATTAAACTTTTAGAAGGGTAA
- a CDS encoding cation-translocating P-type ATPase, whose product MSDYKTQTKTEIESSLNTNLATGLTEQEASLRLTKNGKNLLPNKKPTPAILIFFKSFFQPIQIILFIAAIISIIAPLIAQKNFSLHFENFIDFLVIMFVIILDALLSTVQEVKARKSVDALKSLSKPTAIVLRESVTKEIDASNLVVGDIVLLEAGKYVPAELRLIEANDCMIDESILTGESISVEKTDQPIKPTKILSSMKNTAFMSTFVTSGRAIGVVIGTGTDTEIGKISQSISENENQITPLGRKINKFSYLISFIAVVVSVFVFLLFLFTGNKNNWANYLMIAITLAIGVIPESLSAIVSITLSFATKRMVKENVIVKKLESIETLGSVNVICTDKTGTLTQNRMAIQKLIWNNQIISSQEFINLNTNASKELFLKALVLPNDSITENGERIGDPTELALVDFAEMMNVDEQDFRKKYQRIDEIVFDSERKLMTTVNQLDDQKVVFTKGALDQLLKKCTKIYLNNKIINLTSAHKKEIKKASTSLSDDALRVLGFAYKILVNDNNNYESELIFIGATAMIDPVRPEAVLAVAEAKKAGIKVIMITGDHATTALAIAKELDLAFTSYEVLTSEKLEQYTDKELESAIDNIKIFARVNPEHKVRIVQALQNKGYIVAMTGDGVNDAPSLSKADIGVAMGITGTDVAKQAADAILTDDNFKTIIKGVIEGRNVFQKIRRAIVLLLGFNFANVFTIILSSLILKVSPLEATNILFINLVVDSCLAFGIGMSPLDDSLMLLKPQKKTAGILKDLIWPIFQIALSLSAAQIISFIIAMQATDMQHWNSIQDYQFKTDNWFLFIQNNNLELSKNISNINNFIVFGRTGMFITSIIAPCFFAHLIKLTNWKATKKIDLTISKPLIIGSVVVILISILAFCIPGVNSTVFGLAAINKEPHLSWNKNNFWILFTSLACALIPTLFKLITDTIQFYSYHLSSRDWENNQKLISQLIEQDSKSQVFNKQKKNNH is encoded by the coding sequence ATGAGTGATTATAAAACGCAAACCAAAACTGAGATTGAATCTAGTTTAAATACAAATCTTGCAACTGGATTAACTGAACAAGAAGCTAGTTTGAGATTGACAAAAAATGGTAAAAACCTTTTACCAAATAAAAAACCAACTCCAGCAATTTTAATCTTTTTTAAATCATTTTTTCAACCTATTCAAATCATTTTATTTATTGCTGCAATTATTTCAATTATTGCTCCTTTAATAGCACAAAAAAACTTTTCACTTCATTTTGAAAATTTTATTGATTTTTTAGTAATTATGTTTGTTATTATCTTGGATGCTTTGTTATCAACTGTTCAAGAAGTTAAAGCTAGAAAATCAGTTGATGCTTTAAAATCATTATCAAAACCAACTGCAATTGTGTTAAGAGAATCAGTTACAAAAGAAATTGATGCTAGTAATTTAGTTGTTGGTGATATTGTTTTACTTGAAGCAGGAAAATACGTGCCAGCTGAATTAAGATTGATTGAAGCAAATGATTGTATGATTGATGAATCAATTTTAACTGGTGAATCAATTAGTGTTGAAAAAACTGACCAACCAATAAAACCTACCAAAATATTGTCAAGTATGAAAAACACTGCCTTTATGTCAACTTTTGTGACTTCTGGACGTGCTATTGGAGTTGTAATTGGAACTGGAACTGACACTGAAATTGGAAAAATCTCACAATCAATTTCAGAAAATGAAAATCAAATTACACCTTTAGGTAGAAAAATTAATAAATTTAGTTATTTAATTTCATTTATTGCAGTAGTTGTTAGTGTTTTTGTCTTTTTATTATTTTTATTTACCGGAAATAAAAATAACTGAGCTAATTATCTAATGATTGCTATTACTTTAGCTATTGGAGTTATTCCTGAATCATTATCTGCAATTGTTTCAATTACATTGTCATTTGCAACTAAAAGAATGGTTAAAGAAAATGTCATAGTTAAAAAACTTGAAAGTATTGAAACTTTAGGTTCAGTTAATGTGATTTGTACTGACAAAACTGGTACATTGACACAAAACAGAATGGCTATTCAAAAGTTAATTTGAAACAACCAAATTATTTCATCTCAAGAATTTATTAATTTAAATACAAATGCTTCAAAAGAATTATTTTTAAAAGCACTAGTTCTTCCTAATGATTCAATCACTGAAAATGGTGAAAGAATCGGTGATCCTACAGAATTAGCTTTAGTTGATTTTGCTGAAATGATGAACGTTGATGAACAAGATTTTCGAAAAAAATATCAAAGAATAGATGAAATTGTTTTTGATAGTGAAAGAAAACTAATGACTACAGTAAATCAATTAGATGATCAAAAAGTTGTTTTTACTAAAGGTGCTTTAGATCAATTATTAAAAAAATGTACAAAAATTTATTTAAATAATAAAATTATTAATCTAACCTCAGCTCATAAAAAAGAGATTAAAAAAGCTTCAACTTCGCTTAGCGATGATGCATTAAGGGTTTTGGGTTTTGCTTATAAAATATTAGTTAATGATAATAATAACTATGAATCTGAACTAATTTTTATTGGAGCTACAGCAATGATAGATCCAGTTAGACCTGAAGCAGTTCTAGCAGTTGCTGAAGCAAAAAAAGCTGGAATTAAAGTGATTATGATTACAGGAGATCATGCCACTACAGCCTTAGCTATTGCTAAAGAATTAGATCTAGCATTTACTTCTTATGAAGTGTTAACTTCAGAAAAACTTGAACAATACACTGACAAAGAATTAGAAAGTGCAATTGACAATATTAAAATTTTTGCAAGAGTTAATCCCGAACACAAAGTAAGAATTGTTCAAGCATTGCAAAACAAAGGTTATATTGTCGCTATGACTGGTGATGGGGTTAATGATGCGCCAAGCCTAAGTAAAGCTGATATTGGTGTTGCTATGGGAATTACTGGAACTGATGTTGCTAAACAAGCAGCTGATGCAATTTTAACTGATGATAATTTCAAAACTATCATTAAAGGAGTCATCGAAGGAAGAAATGTCTTTCAAAAAATTCGCCGAGCAATTGTATTATTATTAGGATTTAATTTTGCCAATGTTTTTACTATCATTTTATCTTCTTTAATTTTAAAAGTTTCACCACTTGAAGCTACAAATATTTTGTTTATTAATCTAGTTGTTGATTCTTGTTTAGCTTTTGGAATTGGAATGAGTCCGTTAGATGATTCACTAATGTTATTAAAACCTCAAAAAAAGACTGCTGGTATTTTAAAAGATCTCATATGACCAATCTTTCAAATAGCACTTTCACTATCAGCTGCTCAAATTATAAGTTTTATTATCGCAATGCAAGCAACTGATATGCAGCATTGAAATAGCATACAAGATTATCAATTTAAAACAGATAACTGATTCTTATTTATACAAAATAACAATCTTGAACTATCTAAAAATATATCTAATATTAATAATTTTATTGTTTTTGGTAGAACAGGTATGTTTATCACAAGTATTATCGCACCATGTTTTTTTGCCCATCTAATTAAACTAACTAATTGAAAAGCAACTAAAAAAATCGATCTAACAATTTCTAAGCCTTTAATAATTGGTTCAGTTGTTGTGATTTTAATTTCAATTCTAGCATTTTGTATTCCTGGAGTTAACTCAACTGTTTTTGGTTTGGCTGCAATTAACAAAGAACCACACTTAAGTTGAAATAAAAATAATTTTTGAATTTTATTTACAAGTTTAGCATGTGCTTTAATTCCAACTTTATTTAAATTAATCACTGATACAATCCAATTTTATTCTTATCATCTTAGTTCAAGAGATTGAGAAAACAATCAAAAATTAATTAGCCAGTTAATTGAACAAGATTCTAAATCTCAAGTTTTTAATAAGCAAAAGAAAAATAATCACTAG
- a CDS encoding valine--tRNA ligase: protein MKKQLESKYNHQLVEQNKYQFWLDQQLFKADPNSKKPKFSIILPPPNVTGKLHIGHAWDTSLQDAIIRFKKITGYDTLYLPGMDHSGISTQVKVEAKLKEQNIDKHKLGREQFLKEAWKWKEEYASVIRSQWAKLGLSLDYSIEKFTLDADVNDVVNEIFVKFYNEKIIYKGKQIVNWDPIQQTAISNIEVIYRETESKMYYFKYLIKDSDDYLIVATTRPETMFADQCLVVNPNDDRYKKYLNKQVINPVNNQIIPVIGDEYVDSEFGTGVMKCTPAHDANDFELAVKYNLEMIICLNPDATVNHLGGELYAGLDRFVAREKIVEIAKQNNLLVKEEKITHQVGYSERSNAIVEPYLSDQWFVKMQKFNKMILDLQASSNKINFFPERFNDVLVKWMQNANDWCISRQLWWGHQIPCWYHKQTKQLYVSKQPPQDIENWVQDADVLDTWFSSGLWAFSTLMNGQGFTSEYFKNYFPSNVLVTGYDIIFFWVARMIFQTLEYTKQIPFKDVLIHGLVRDQENRKMSKSLGNGIDPMDIIEQNGADALRLFLLTNSTPGQDIRFSNSKIAACWNFINKLWNASRYVFINLEDDFLFDPEFYKNELDVASQWILTELSEVQSYVYDKMNKYEFGLAGTRLFEFVWDKFCSWYIEFAKINLKNQLANQTKQTLFYLLKEILIMLHSYIPFVTEEIYQTMNLKASIMLEQWTILNLKYETSYISDVINMITSLREFRNTNKIKNSLVLKVLISNTNQKHTDSFKQHKDQIASFLKKFTNTLLVDDLDSTNKTSLSIQEYFLDIANDSFTDKKQLIKELEFKISELDKEILRSKKILNNSDFINKAKPEKIAQEKNKYQSYQEQLKAIKTKLDSLK, encoded by the coding sequence ATGAAAAAGCAATTAGAATCTAAATATAACCATCAATTAGTAGAACAAAATAAGTATCAGTTTTGATTAGATCAACAGCTTTTTAAAGCAGATCCTAACTCGAAAAAACCTAAGTTTTCAATTATTTTACCACCTCCTAATGTAACAGGTAAGCTTCATATCGGTCATGCTTGAGATACTAGTTTACAAGATGCAATTATTCGTTTTAAAAAAATCACAGGTTATGATACTTTGTATTTACCCGGTATGGATCACTCTGGTATTAGTACACAAGTTAAAGTAGAAGCCAAACTAAAAGAACAAAACATTGACAAACACAAATTAGGTCGAGAACAATTTTTAAAAGAAGCTTGAAAATGAAAAGAAGAATATGCCTCAGTTATTAGAAGTCAATGAGCTAAGTTAGGGTTGAGTTTAGATTATTCAATTGAAAAATTTACTTTAGATGCTGATGTTAATGATGTTGTTAACGAGATTTTTGTCAAGTTCTATAATGAAAAAATTATTTATAAAGGAAAACAAATAGTTAATTGAGATCCAATTCAACAAACTGCAATTTCAAATATTGAAGTAATTTATCGAGAAACTGAATCAAAAATGTATTATTTTAAATACTTGATAAAAGATTCAGATGATTATTTAATAGTTGCTACTACTCGTCCTGAAACAATGTTTGCTGACCAATGTTTAGTTGTTAACCCTAATGATGATAGGTACAAAAAATATCTTAATAAACAAGTTATTAATCCTGTTAATAATCAAATTATTCCAGTTATTGGTGATGAGTATGTTGATTCTGAATTTGGAACCGGTGTTATGAAATGTACTCCAGCTCATGATGCAAATGATTTTGAATTAGCTGTTAAATATAACTTAGAAATGATAATTTGTTTAAATCCTGATGCAACAGTTAATCATTTGGGTGGTGAATTGTATGCCGGATTAGATCGATTTGTTGCAAGAGAAAAAATCGTTGAAATTGCTAAGCAAAATAACTTACTAGTTAAAGAAGAAAAAATTACTCACCAAGTTGGATATAGTGAAAGATCTAATGCTATTGTTGAACCTTATCTTTCAGACCAATGATTTGTTAAAATGCAAAAATTTAATAAAATGATTTTAGATTTACAAGCTTCAAGTAATAAAATTAATTTTTTTCCAGAACGCTTTAATGATGTGTTAGTTAAATGAATGCAAAATGCCAATGATTGATGTATTAGTCGTCAGTTATGATGAGGTCATCAGATTCCTTGTTGGTATCATAAACAAACCAAACAACTATATGTATCAAAACAACCACCACAAGATATTGAAAATTGAGTACAAGATGCTGATGTCTTAGACACTTGATTTTCATCTGGATTATGAGCATTTTCAACTCTAATGAATGGTCAAGGATTTACGAGTGAATATTTTAAGAATTATTTTCCAAGCAATGTTTTGGTAACTGGTTATGACATTATCTTTTTTTGAGTTGCTCGTATGATTTTTCAAACTTTAGAATATACAAAACAAATCCCTTTTAAAGATGTTTTAATTCATGGATTAGTAAGAGATCAAGAAAACAGAAAAATGTCTAAATCTCTAGGAAATGGAATTGATCCAATGGATATTATTGAGCAAAATGGTGCTGATGCTTTAAGGTTATTTTTACTAACTAACTCAACTCCTGGTCAGGATATAAGATTTTCAAATTCTAAAATTGCAGCTTGTTGAAATTTTATTAATAAATTATGAAATGCAAGTAGGTATGTTTTTATTAATCTAGAAGATGATTTTTTATTTGATCCTGAATTTTATAAAAATGAATTAGATGTAGCTAGTCAATGAATTTTAACTGAGTTATCTGAAGTTCAAAGTTATGTTTATGACAAAATGAATAAGTATGAATTTGGATTAGCAGGAACTAGATTATTTGAATTTGTATGAGACAAATTTTGTTCTTGGTATATTGAATTTGCTAAGATTAATCTAAAAAATCAATTAGCAAACCAAACTAAACAAACTTTATTTTATCTATTAAAAGAAATTTTAATTATGCTTCATTCTTACATTCCATTTGTAACTGAAGAAATTTATCAAACTATGAATTTAAAAGCTTCAATAATGTTAGAACAATGAACTATACTGAATCTGAAATATGAGACTAGTTATATTAGTGATGTTATTAATATGATTACAAGTTTACGTGAATTTAGAAATACAAATAAAATTAAAAATAGTTTAGTTTTAAAAGTTTTGATTAGTAATACAAATCAAAAACACACTGATAGTTTTAAACAACATAAAGATCAAATTGCTAGTTTTTTAAAAAAATTTACTAATACTTTATTAGTTGATGATTTAGATTCAACTAATAAAACTAGCTTATCAATTCAAGAATACTTTTTAGATATTGCAAATGATTCATTTACTGATAAAAAGCAATTAATTAAAGAGTTGGAATTTAAAATCTCAGAATTAGATAAAGAAATTTTAAGAAGCAAAAAAATATTAAATAATTCAGATTTTATTAATAAAGCAAAACCTGAAAAAATTGCTCAAGAAAAAAACAAATATCAATCATATCAAGAACAATTAAAAGCTATTAAAACTAAGCTTGATAGTTTAAAATAA
- the parE gene encoding DNA topoisomerase IV subunit B, translated as MPENKKYDESAIQVLQGLEAVRKRPGMYIGSTDSRGLHHLVWEIVDNAIDEALAGYCDEIEVVLEKDGSITVSDNGRGIPTGMHKIGKSTPEVIFSILHAGGKFDTTAYKSSGGLHGVGASVTNALSKRFKATIYRDKKVHEIEFINGGKLSKPLTETATTHKTGTTINFLPDNTIFNTVNFSFSTISQRLKESALLNSGLQIVLIDKIKQRHVEYKFENGLEEFVKELAEDKKAVTDIISINSETKNIVTEICLQYTEEDNEIILGFANNVKTPDGGTHIAGFKSGLVRAINEYAKNQKLLKDKMRLDPNDLREGLIAIVTVKVPENLIEYEGQTKSKLGTPDAKQAVETATYEFMNYWLIENKLPATKIIENALINQKAREEARKARQAVKNVKDKKSSTRMMLGKLTPAQGRKKEINELYLVEGDSAGGSAKSGRDRMFQAILPLRGKVINSEKAKLVDLLKNEEIQTIINAIGAGVGKDFDIKDANYGKIIIMTDADTDGAHIQTLLLTFFFRHMKDLIINKKIYIALPPLYKITFTDKSFIYLWDEQELKNFSKKTNKKYEIQRYKGLGEMNADQLWETTMNPEKRKIIQVAIEDGLVAERMFKTLMGDDVEKRKDWINENVKFSLEDEQIKIETEQLEM; from the coding sequence ATGCCAGAAAATAAGAAATATGATGAGTCAGCTATTCAGGTTTTACAAGGATTAGAAGCTGTTAGAAAACGCCCTGGAATGTATATCGGATCAACTGACAGTCGAGGATTGCATCATCTGGTATGAGAAATTGTTGATAATGCAATTGATGAAGCATTAGCAGGATATTGTGATGAGATTGAAGTAGTACTTGAAAAAGATGGTTCAATTACTGTAAGTGATAATGGTCGAGGTATTCCTACAGGAATGCATAAAATTGGTAAATCAACTCCAGAAGTAATATTTTCAATTTTGCATGCTGGAGGTAAGTTTGACACAACAGCATATAAATCAAGCGGTGGACTTCACGGAGTTGGAGCTAGTGTTACTAATGCGTTATCTAAAAGGTTTAAAGCAACAATTTATCGTGATAAAAAAGTTCATGAGATTGAGTTTATCAATGGTGGAAAGTTATCTAAACCTTTAACTGAAACAGCAACTACTCATAAAACTGGAACAACTATTAACTTTTTACCTGATAATACGATTTTTAATACTGTTAATTTTAGTTTCTCAACTATCAGTCAAAGACTAAAAGAATCAGCACTATTAAATTCAGGTTTACAAATTGTTTTAATAGATAAAATTAAGCAAAGACATGTTGAATACAAGTTTGAAAATGGTTTAGAAGAGTTTGTTAAAGAATTAGCTGAAGATAAAAAAGCAGTTACTGATATTATTAGTATTAATTCTGAGACTAAAAACATAGTAACTGAAATTTGTTTACAATACACAGAAGAAGATAATGAAATCATTTTAGGATTTGCAAATAATGTTAAAACTCCTGACGGAGGAACTCATATTGCAGGTTTTAAATCAGGACTTGTTAGAGCAATTAATGAATATGCAAAAAATCAAAAATTATTAAAAGATAAAATGAGACTAGATCCTAATGATTTAAGAGAAGGATTAATTGCAATTGTTACAGTTAAAGTTCCTGAAAATTTAATTGAATATGAAGGACAAACTAAATCTAAACTAGGAACTCCAGATGCTAAACAAGCTGTTGAAACTGCAACATATGAATTTATGAATTACTGGTTAATCGAAAATAAACTACCAGCTACTAAAATTATTGAAAATGCTTTAATTAATCAAAAAGCAAGAGAAGAAGCAAGAAAAGCTCGTCAAGCAGTCAAAAACGTTAAAGATAAAAAATCTTCGACTAGAATGATGCTTGGAAAATTAACTCCAGCTCAAGGAAGAAAAAAAGAAATTAATGAATTGTACCTTGTTGAAGGAGATTCGGCAGGTGGCAGCGCCAAATCTGGAAGAGATCGTATGTTTCAAGCAATCTTACCTTTAAGAGGTAAAGTTATTAACTCTGAAAAAGCAAAATTAGTAGATTTATTAAAAAATGAAGAAATACAAACTATTATCAACGCAATTGGAGCTGGAGTTGGTAAAGATTTTGATATTAAAGATGCTAATTATGGAAAAATTATTATTATGACTGATGCTGATACCGATGGAGCTCACATCCAAACTTTATTATTGACTTTCTTTTTTAGACATATGAAAGACTTAATTATTAATAAAAAAATCTATATTGCCTTACCGCCTTTATACAAAATTACTTTTACTGATAAAAGTTTCATTTATTTATGAGATGAACAAGAATTAAAAAATTTTAGTAAAAAAACTAATAAAAAATATGAGATCCAACGTTATAAAGGACTTGGTGAAATGAATGCTGATCAGTTGTGAGAAACTACAATGAATCCTGAGAAAAGAAAGATTATTCAAGTAGCTATAGAAGATGGATTGGTAGCTGAAAGAATGTTTAAAACATTAATGGGTGATGATGTTGAAAAACGTAAAGATTGAATTAATGAAAATGTTAAATTTAGTTTAGAAGATGAGCAAATTAAAATCGAAACTGAACAATTAGAAATGTAG